The Calypte anna isolate BGI_N300 chromosome 1, bCalAnn1_v1.p, whole genome shotgun sequence region GAGGTGGCCGTGGCAGGCCGGGCTGCAATGGGCGTGCTTCGCATTTCTGCGCAGTTTTTTGTAGCTTCATCGTCGCTGACACGACCCGCATCAGTGCGGTGCTGGCTGTAGTCTTCCTCACACGCCCAAGCGAATGCGTCTTCTGAATTTCCTTCTCTAGCACAATGCTGCCAACCACATCGGTTAATGCCCGGAGCCAGGGCAACGGGGCGCTGAGCCCCAGAGATGCTGCAAGGCACACAGCCGGAGCAAAGCGCTACAAGTACCTGCGGAGGCTCTTCCACTTCCGACAGATGGACTTTGAGTTTGCGCTCTGGCAGATGCTTTACCTGTTTACTTCCCCCCAGAGGGTTTATAGGAACTTCCACTACAGGAAACAGACAAAGGACCAATGGGCAAGAGACGATCCTGCTTTCTTAGTGCTGCTCAGTATTTGGCTCTGTGGTGAGTGCTGGGGAATAGACAGCATAAAAGGGAGGGAATGTTTGTGGATGAACATCCATGGCTCTTCTGatcactcacacacacaaaaaagaccAATCCAAAGTGGATtatctttgttttctaattCTTACCTTTACTACCAAAGGGTTAAGtcattttcttctatttgaCTTTTAATCAAAGGAGGCATAACTAATATAGTATGTAGTCTTGAATTAATCTCCTATTAAAATTCATTTCCTATCTCATTTCAAATTCTGTAGTTCCCTATAACTTTCCAGACAGTAATAAAACTGTACCACATATTAATGCTTTAGTAGAAAATCCCGAACACTTACCTGAATGTTacacaaaaaacctttttacAATAAAACTCCTAGTGAGTTCTCTATATTGCAGAATTAAGCTATAAATAAAGTGCCTCTATTTTTAGGctgaattttaaattcagtaaTTATCAACCTGATCTTCTGTTCTGTAGCACATTGCTGTTTGCAATATCAAAACTGTTAACTGAAATAGAAGTATATATCACCACATGCACAATTTAGACTAACAAGGAGCTTTTATAAAATGAATATTCTGTAACAGCagtgtgaatttaaaaaaaaatagttgggGGAGGGCAATAAAATTTGCTGTTAAATCGTTAAGCTCAAGTACAGATGAGTGTTCTTCAGTCTGAAAGGGACTGTATTATGAATAAACTGCATTATATCTAGTATTTGGTGGGAAAAATGAGCTGTTGGACTGGAAGTcttggggagaaaaataagGACAAAACTCGAGATTTTGTAACAGTATactaaaaaaacctacaaacaTATCAGTGTAAGATCTCatactttctttttcacagttccatttttttttctccctttagtGTCTACTGTAGGatttggatttgtgctggacatggggttttttgaaaCAATCAAGCTTCTACTTTGGGTTGTATTCATAGACTGTGTAGGTGTTGGTCTCCTGATTGCAACTCTGATGTGGTAAGTAGTGATGTCTGAATCTGGGGTCAGTATTGATGTTGGGTTACCAGTAGCCTGCTGTTTGTAAGATTCTTGGTTCTCTGGGGCaaaaatataaagtaaataTTGACTATAAGTTTTGTTCTGTTGTAATGATTGTTTCAAAAAGTCACTTTGAAAGGAACACAACTTTTCCTTTACTAGTTCCTGCAAAAGATGAATGTTCAGAGAGTCTGTTATGGTGaatatttcagcttctttttggttaggtttttttgaGCTGGTTAATCATCAGCAGTAATGCCAAGTAAAAAATCTGGTGACCAGAGAACATTCTTCATTCCTTACTCTGGCTGAATAGCTTAAATAAAGTAAGCCTGAGGGTGGTTGTTTATAAGGAGGATAGAGTTGGGCCATGCTTCTTGCTGAAGATGTCAGCTTTTTCCACTACAAGCAACGTTTGTCCTGTTTTGCATGTTTGCTTTGTTGCTTTGTTGGGAGTCCCTGCCAGTCCTTCCCTGTAATGACAAAAGACCTCCTGAAGGGAAGAGGCAGTAGCCAGTCAGTTGATAGCCCAGGCCTCAGCATCTTACAGCTGTGTCCTGCACCAGGAGAGAGCCTTGAACCATCAGGAGGTCTCTGTTGCTGCACCATAGCAAGGTGAGGGCaccaaaggaagaatttttaatgtataaagaacttctttacagtagggctggaaaatgaaaacttaCAAGGAGCAAGGGCTCTTTAAAAGAGTTCTTACTAAcagaacaggagcaggcaaacaggaatgTGACACGGCAGTTCGCgcaggcagggcaagcaggagggCCACAACAACCTCCCACTTCTCTTGAAGTAGCAATGGTTTCCAGAAGAGCAAAAGCTGTTGCTGTTACGACCAAGGGTGTGTCCATACAGACAGAACCCCTTAGGATGGATGtagctgttcaggcctctggctgCGCAGAGTGTTTGAGCCTAGTGCTAGCATCTGAGGacagtgtgagtggggtctgcGTGAGGTGCGAGCAGGTGAATGACCTCCTAtgcatggtggcagagcttaaggaggAAGTAGAGAGACTGAGAAGTATTAGAgatctctgtccctggagatatttaaaaagagactcagtgccatagtctagcaaccgcaacggtgattcaagggttggactcgatgatctctgaggtcccttccaacccagccagttctatgattctatgatcttaaaCTGGTGCTGTTTGGCAAAAGGATAGATTCCTCTCAAACAGTGACTTTGGGGAACTCCTGCTCTCCTTTTCAGTAAGGAGTGGCTGATGTGAAGAGCACCAGCCTGCCCTCTGCCTGTCTCTGCAGTGCAGCGTTTCTGCagagatgaaataaaaccaTCTCTGTTTGAGGGGTACTGATCATGTGCCAACAGTTTTCTGAAGTCCTCTACCTTTTGTGTACAGAAAGGGTCACACTGCCTGGGAACTTGTGACTGCATTGATAGATTGTAGCACCCATCTACTTAAAAAACTCTTTTGGTTCTTCATTAGCAGCATTGTATTTCAGCTGCCCATGGAATGCAAGGGATATAATTACATCtctaacaaaaatatttctgctctaTATAATTCTtgctacatttttgttttgctttggtgtttttcttttatcttccagACAGCAGAAACTTAGTTGGGGTGGAAAACTAGGATCACATATGGCTTACTATCTCAAACCAATATTGTGGTCACCTTAATAACATTCcccaaataaatatattttcatatagGTTCATTTCTAATAAATACTTGgtgaagcagcagaacagagacTATGATGTGGAGTGGGGGTATGCCTTCGATGTTCATCTGAATGCTTTCTATCCACTTCTAGTCATTTTGCATTTCATCCAGCTGTTTTTCATCAACTGTAAGTAgcatattttgtgttttctgtttcaaaattgTGTTCTGTCAAAACAGCTGAGAGCAGTTGTCTCTTTCAGATGTCATCATCTCTGATTCTGTCATTGGGTATTTTGTTGGAAACACATTATGGCTAATTGCAATCGGCTATTACATCTACGTGACATTCCTAGGCTACAGTGGTAAGTCACAGCAACTTCTCTTTGTttgactgaaaacaaaagccttttttttagTCTATTAATTTGTAAAGCAGAGGCTTAGCTGggcattaaaataattctttgtagTAGAAGTTTAATTGAAATATACCAATCCAGGTTTCCAGCTGGGTGGTCATCTTAACCAGATAATTAGTATTCTTCAACTTCCCTTCTTGTATTAGACGTGTAGCATGACATGTTTTTCTTGTCCCTCTGTAAATCCACTGCAAGATGTTTGCATTGGATAAGAATTCCGTAGTGAATTTAAGACTATGGTTTTAGGTAAAACTGTTTCCCAGGGCATTACCTGTGCCAGGTAATGACAGAGGTGACAGTGTGACAGGAGTGGTGACAGTGGCAGGAGTGGTAGGGCAGAGGTGACAAAGCTGCCCTTCTGAGGTGGCTGGCAGAGAAGAACTTTTTCCTTGCTATCTTTCCCTGAGGCTGTTAGACAAGAAGCACCTTTTTAAAGAGCAGACAACTTCCTACCTGTTTCATTATTCTCTTTTCAGCATTGCCCTTTCTGAAGAACACAGCTGTTCTTTTGTATCCCTTTGCACTTCTCATCCTGCTCTATTTGATCTCATTAGCGTGTGGATGGAACTTCACCAAGATGCTTTGTTCCTTTTATAAATACAGagtgaaataaaaccaggaCTCCGTGCAtctaacattttattttgtatttatcttAGCTGTCGCaacagtaaagaaaacattaagaaCATTTTGTAAATGGTTGTAAATTTCTCTTTATTGTAGATAATTGTGTAAAAAAGTTTGAAGTgtccttttttattaaaatatttacaacagTAAACATGTTAGCAATTTTGTTCAAATACTTCTGCAGTACATTCCTAAGAACAAGTTACTTTTACATCTCTGTAGCTTAAATTTAACTGCAACAAGTCTATTTAGCATAACTCTTACTGCAGATATTTTGCACGTACTGGCATAAGCTCTACATTATAAGGGTTTAAGTgacacagaaaagcattttagttAAGAGTAATTCTGGAATACCTCACCTTGGGAGTGTGTGAAAGTAGGGGTCTTCCTAGTGTTGCAATGCTAAAGCAACGACTGTCTCTAGATACAGAACTGTCCCCTTCTTTTATGAAAAACTTGAGAACAGGTTTATTTTAATGACTACTTCAAATATCCATGGACAACTCGGGCACACAGAAGAAACAGTGATGAAAGGCACAATTAACATGAACCATATCAGGTTTCCAAATATAGCAGCAAGTTTTTAAACCCAATCTCTCTAAGTCCAGTGGGTATTATTACATCCACCAGTATTGAGTGGCAGGTCAATGAACATGGAAGGACAGTACAAGTTGAGTTTGGCTGCCAGGGTGGGATTGTGGCAATGCCTGCAGCTATAAAGTCCACAAGGCAGGAGTATAAACTGACTGTCACAAACAATACTTCAAGGAAAATGAGGATGATGGCTTTCCAAAGCAGAGTGGTATGACACAAGCACTAGGATTCAGCTTCCAAAACAACACGAGTAAACTGGTTACAGTAAGACTTAACATTTCATTACTAGAATTTGATCTCTAAGGAAAAACTGTATCTTAAAATACCAAATATGCTGGCAGTGCATCTTACAGTACTGTGTGTTTCAGCCACTGTTAAGGCTTGAAGAGAATCCTGTTTTCCTCTCAGCAGACAACAAGCACTTCccttttcaaaaaggaaagcaCTGAACCACTGATCCACAGGAGGCAAAGGATTCCAGTCAGGacctgctcccagcctggctaACAGCACAAGCTCctgtcctgcaggcagctgctgcctaACTGTACCCCCTCTCCCTAAGAGGAATCCTAGCACCAGTGATCACCCAGCTCAGTTCAACAGTAAAAATACTTCATATTTAGTGCCCTGTGGTGCCACACCATTGAAATCAATGAAGGACCCAGGGCCTTTGTACCTTCCCTTTAGAGATATCAAAGTCTGTCCCCTTTGAAGAAGGTTTTCATCGTTCTCATTAGAATTAAGCAACTCTTAATTTCTAGCTGCTCACAGCAGAAATCAGCAAAACCCTTAAGAGACCTCTAAGGTCAGAAAAGTGACACTCTCAAAAACTACTTCATCAGGTCTGTCAGGGGTGTACTTTTTACATCAGCAATCGATGCTAGCTTGAAAACACCAGTTGTGTAATAGCCTTTTAGCATTATGCTGGTGATAgaaatgattattttaaaacagtttggtttttttccctttgctacAGCTACTTGCTTTAACTTTTTCAGAATACATCCTTCCTGGTATGAACAAATATAGAACCT contains the following coding sequences:
- the UNC50 gene encoding protein unc-50 homolog, translated to MLPTTSVNARSQGNGALSPRDAARHTAGAKRYKYLRRLFHFRQMDFEFALWQMLYLFTSPQRVYRNFHYRKQTKDQWARDDPAFLVLLSIWLCVSTVGFGFVLDMGFFETIKLLLWVVFIDCVGVGLLIATLMWFISNKYLVKQQNRDYDVEWGYAFDVHLNAFYPLLVILHFIQLFFINYVIISDSVIGYFVGNTLWLIAIGYYIYVTFLGYSALPFLKNTAVLLYPFALLILLYLISLACGWNFTKMLCSFYKYRVK